The Vibrio mangrovi genome includes a region encoding these proteins:
- a CDS encoding helix-turn-helix domain-containing protein gives MSASNNRIFSIVSEQEISRLDEMMKNFDLDVSISMSYIRRIQGLQFKHLERRFSGIQGNTLKRYMHQSYPSMRPLHIVAAYSWITMVPMTAFFTNLGKKKFYSGMNSNLVEALACIGRLPTETLDSFLAMICSMINKESRLEFLTFRSKLESEYGKMDDHSHLFPPDILDLDVFAIDYYRSVAIAVKKFREENNLSIATMSRVLGLSKHSYSALENPNKTTHFPVSIGFRVMQGFQLNTHVNFTSEMKYFPEFHKLRQVQHIQHVRERLTVEALRRLGESERESMVKILIILLDTYK, from the coding sequence ATGTCGGCATCCAATAATCGAATTTTTTCGATAGTTTCTGAACAAGAAATATCCCGACTAGATGAAATGATGAAAAATTTCGACTTGGATGTTTCCATTTCAATGTCTTATATAAGACGAATTCAGGGATTACAATTCAAACACTTGGAAAGACGATTCTCTGGAATTCAGGGGAATACATTAAAACGATACATGCACCAAAGCTACCCTTCAATGCGTCCTCTCCATATAGTTGCTGCATACTCATGGATCACAATGGTTCCAATGACCGCATTTTTCACCAACTTAGGCAAAAAAAAGTTCTATAGTGGGATGAACAGCAACTTAGTCGAAGCACTTGCCTGTATCGGGCGCTTGCCTACAGAGACTCTGGACTCGTTTCTGGCAATGATCTGTAGCATGATAAACAAAGAGTCAAGGCTGGAATTTCTAACGTTCAGAAGCAAGCTAGAATCGGAATATGGAAAGATGGATGACCACAGTCATCTATTCCCTCCTGACATACTGGATCTCGACGTTTTTGCCATTGATTACTATCGTTCCGTCGCGATTGCAGTAAAAAAATTCCGAGAGGAAAATAATCTCTCAATCGCTACGATGTCCAGAGTTCTTGGTTTATCAAAACACTCCTATAGTGCTTTAGAAAACCCCAATAAAACCACCCATTTCCCCGTATCAATCGGGTTTAGGGTAATGCAAGGCTTTCAGCTCAATACCCATGTTAATTTTACCAGTGAAATGAAATACTTCCCTGAATTTCATAAACTCAGACAGGTTCAACATATCCAACATGTTCGAGAGAGACTGACGGTTGAAGCATTGAGACGGCTTGGAGAAAGTGAGCGAGAATCAATGGTTAAAATTCTGATAATTTTATTAGACACATATAAATAA
- the nosP gene encoding nitric oxide-sensing protein NosP, with translation MGKVNQILTGHSCATDAEAAVAELSAQIAQPQIALVVFFCSSHYDLQKLAVAINQHLPGITVVGCTTAGEIGPSGYLEHSISGMSFSAACCTAVVGHLDNLQSFEISRGRNFAQDLLRQLESSESYVDTNRSFGLLLIDGLSVREEPVTHALQDGLGTIQMIGGSAGDDLKLEQTWVFVDGKFHTDSAALILINTTLPFHLFKTQHFVSSNERMVVTEVDAKNRIVKEINGLPAAAEYARIVNVKPEQLTSDHFAAWPVVVMIDGTDFVRSIQHSSPDGSLTFYCAIDEGVVLRVARGEDILGKLEVALQELEESLGHIQGMLVCDCILRSLEAARNGSKEAVTQLLCQHNAVGFSTYGEQFGGVHINQTLTGVAIGSKEETDV, from the coding sequence ATGGGTAAGGTAAACCAGATTCTGACAGGTCATTCTTGTGCAACTGATGCTGAGGCAGCCGTTGCAGAACTGAGCGCCCAGATCGCTCAGCCACAAATAGCTTTGGTGGTTTTCTTCTGCTCCAGCCATTACGACTTGCAAAAACTGGCTGTAGCAATCAATCAACATTTACCTGGCATCACCGTTGTAGGCTGTACCACTGCTGGTGAAATTGGTCCCTCTGGTTATCTGGAGCACAGCATTTCCGGCATGAGCTTTTCTGCTGCATGCTGTACAGCGGTAGTCGGCCATCTGGATAATCTGCAATCTTTTGAAATCTCCCGTGGACGAAACTTTGCACAGGATCTGCTTCGTCAGTTGGAAAGCTCAGAATCTTATGTCGATACCAATCGTAGTTTTGGATTGCTGCTGATTGATGGTTTATCGGTACGGGAAGAACCGGTCACTCATGCTCTGCAAGATGGTCTGGGAACCATTCAGATGATCGGCGGTTCCGCCGGTGACGATCTGAAACTTGAACAAACCTGGGTATTCGTCGATGGTAAATTTCATACTGACAGCGCTGCGCTGATACTGATCAACACGACACTGCCGTTCCACCTGTTCAAAACCCAGCATTTTGTATCCAGCAACGAACGAATGGTCGTCACCGAGGTGGATGCAAAAAACCGGATAGTAAAAGAAATCAATGGATTACCGGCAGCAGCAGAATATGCCCGTATCGTTAATGTAAAACCCGAGCAACTGACATCCGATCATTTTGCCGCCTGGCCGGTTGTCGTGATGATTGATGGCACTGACTTTGTCCGCTCGATCCAGCACTCCAGTCCTGATGGCAGCCTGACATTTTATTGTGCGATTGATGAAGGTGTGGTGCTCAGAGTCGCTCGTGGAGAAGACATTCTGGGTAAACTGGAAGTGGCTCTTCAGGAACTGGAAGAGAGCTTAGGCCATATTCAGGGAATGTTGGTTTGTGACTGTATATTGCGCAGCCTAGAAGCGGCCCGTAATGGTAGCAAAGAGGCTGTTACACAGCTGCTGTGCCAACACAACGCTGTAGGGTTCAGCACCTATGGCGAGCAGTTTGGCGGGGTTCATATTAACCAGACACTGACCGGAGTTGCTATTGGTAGCAAGGAGGAAACGGATGTCTGA
- a CDS encoding ATP-binding protein: MSEQDSDTESLRQEIERLNKVVTSLMDRAEREANKLTGNYGLFQDAVMLENQVRRRTAELESALRENERINRDLTREREEQRKLIKKLEDAHNQLLQSEKLASIGQLAAGVAHEINNPIGFVNSNLDMLEEYVGQLLQLLDKYSGCETELSPESQAPIATHKQKIDIDYLRQDIVTLVHESIDGVARVRRIVQDLRDFSRPSDSEWQSADIHACIDSTLNVVWNEIKFKAEVVREYGEIPHIECLPSQLNQVFLNLLVNAAQAIAEWGTITIRTAMDNDQVVISISDDGVGIDEKVIAQIFDPFFTTKPIGKGTGLGLSVTYGIIEKHGGRIEVDSTLGKGTTFTIHLPIKRS; this comes from the coding sequence ATGTCTGAGCAGGACAGTGACACAGAATCCCTGCGTCAGGAGATTGAGCGTCTCAACAAAGTGGTGACTTCTCTGATGGATCGGGCAGAGCGTGAGGCAAACAAACTGACCGGGAATTACGGCTTGTTTCAGGATGCCGTCATGCTGGAAAATCAGGTGCGTCGCCGGACTGCGGAACTGGAATCTGCATTACGCGAAAATGAACGGATAAACCGCGATTTAACCCGGGAACGGGAAGAACAGCGTAAATTGATCAAAAAGCTGGAAGATGCCCATAATCAGTTGCTGCAATCGGAAAAATTAGCATCTATTGGTCAACTGGCCGCAGGTGTCGCCCACGAAATTAATAACCCGATTGGTTTTGTCAATTCCAATCTGGATATGCTGGAAGAGTATGTTGGCCAGTTGCTTCAGCTGCTTGATAAATACTCAGGGTGCGAAACGGAGTTATCACCTGAGTCACAAGCACCAATAGCAACGCATAAACAGAAGATCGACATCGACTATCTGCGTCAGGACATCGTTACCTTAGTTCACGAATCCATTGATGGTGTGGCACGCGTGCGCAGAATTGTGCAGGATTTACGTGACTTCTCACGCCCCAGCGACTCCGAGTGGCAAAGTGCAGACATTCATGCCTGTATCGACAGTACACTCAATGTGGTCTGGAATGAAATCAAGTTCAAGGCAGAAGTGGTCCGTGAATATGGAGAAATCCCCCATATTGAGTGCTTACCATCCCAGTTAAATCAGGTCTTCCTGAATTTGCTGGTCAACGCAGCTCAGGCCATTGCTGAGTGGGGAACCATTACGATACGTACAGCAATGGACAATGATCAGGTCGTTATCTCAATCAGTGATGATGGCGTCGGAATCGATGAAAAAGTCATCGCCCAGATCTTTGATCCTTTCTTTACCACCAAACCGATTGGCAAAGGAACAGGACTGGGACTTTCGGTGACTTATGGCATTATTGAAAAACACGGCGGTCGTATCGAAGTTGATTCCACTCTGGGGAAAGGAACCACTTTCACCATACATCTTCCGATAAAGCGTTCCTGA
- a CDS encoding class I SAM-dependent DNA methyltransferase has translation MSHYFDSVASSWDSNPMKVERSKVTAERVKEIGFQSYDSIVDFGSGTGLLGVQFRDTFTHVHLADSSQEMLNVAQKKIDEADISNIHTHQIERLSELNSKYSAIVTLMTLHHIPDVKGFFADAYDVLESRGTMIIADLYQEDGSFHQHHPEFSGHNGFDIPELVAIAESSGFIVQSTEQYFEIRKKNDDGVEGVYPLFLLVVKKSV, from the coding sequence ATGAGCCATTATTTTGATTCTGTAGCAAGCTCCTGGGACAGTAACCCGATGAAGGTTGAGCGGTCGAAGGTTACTGCTGAAAGAGTGAAGGAAATTGGTTTTCAGTCGTACGACAGTATTGTTGATTTCGGTAGTGGCACTGGCTTGTTGGGTGTTCAGTTCCGGGATACTTTTACCCATGTTCATCTTGCCGATTCATCGCAGGAAATGCTGAATGTTGCGCAGAAGAAAATTGATGAAGCAGATATCAGTAATATCCATACTCATCAGATAGAGCGTTTGTCAGAGTTAAACTCAAAATATTCAGCAATCGTGACATTAATGACGTTGCATCATATTCCTGATGTGAAGGGATTTTTTGCTGATGCATATGATGTTCTGGAAAGCCGGGGAACGATGATTATTGCCGATCTTTATCAGGAAGATGGTTCATTTCATCAACATCATCCGGAGTTTTCCGGACACAATGGATTTGATATTCCGGAATTGGTCGCCATTGCGGAAAGTTCAGGATTTATCGTACAAAGCACAGAGCAGTATTTCGAGATTCGCAAGAAGAACGATGATGGGGTTGAAGGTGTTTATCCACTGTTCTTGTTGGTGGTAAAAAAATCTGTATAA
- a CDS encoding antibiotic biosynthesis monooxygenase family protein codes for MIAVLFEVEAIPGKKMRYFQLAEQLRPLLADIDGFISVERFQSTTNPEKFISLSWWSHEQAIKQWKQNIQHQLAQNEGKETIFSSYKIRILNLTREYGPNQ; via the coding sequence ATGATAGCGGTTCTTTTTGAGGTAGAAGCCATACCAGGCAAGAAAATGCGCTACTTCCAACTCGCGGAACAGTTACGGCCTCTGCTCGCCGATATTGATGGTTTTATTTCTGTTGAACGATTTCAAAGTACCACAAACCCAGAAAAATTTATCTCATTATCTTGGTGGAGCCATGAACAAGCAATCAAGCAATGGAAACAGAATATCCAGCATCAACTAGCACAGAATGAAGGCAAAGAAACGATTTTTTCTTCTTATAAAATTCGGATTCTCAACTTAACCAGAGAATATGGTCCCAACCAATAA
- a CDS encoding ArsR/SmtB family transcription factor — translation MLDHQKDVSSEWETYIPELSMATLAAAMSDTSRMKILCALMDGRAWTATELCSVADIAPSTTSAHLSRLLKANLITCLSQGRHRYFRLYSSHIASFLENMMGVSFHTTHPSRKKVPQELLKARTCYDHLAGEIAVQIYDFLSKNQWITDDGNNLTKSGREGFTQLGIHFDEKVKRKKCCACLDWSERKFHLGGHAGAMLFEFFETNNWIQRVTGYREVIITKQGHRALRKYFSLETE, via the coding sequence ATGCTGGATCATCAAAAGGACGTTTCATCAGAATGGGAAACATATATTCCGGAATTATCAATGGCAACTCTGGCAGCCGCGATGTCCGACACCTCACGGATGAAAATTCTTTGTGCACTGATGGACGGGCGGGCATGGACAGCCACAGAACTCTGTTCGGTGGCAGATATCGCCCCATCAACAACGAGTGCTCATTTATCCCGTCTGTTAAAAGCAAATCTAATTACCTGTTTATCTCAGGGGCGCCACCGATATTTTCGTCTTTATAGTTCACACATTGCTTCATTTCTGGAAAATATGATGGGAGTTTCTTTTCATACAACTCACCCATCACGCAAGAAAGTACCACAAGAGTTATTAAAAGCGAGAACATGCTACGACCATCTAGCCGGTGAAATCGCGGTGCAAATCTACGATTTTTTATCAAAAAACCAATGGATTACCGATGACGGAAACAATTTAACAAAATCTGGCAGAGAGGGATTTACACAATTAGGTATTCATTTTGATGAGAAAGTAAAACGCAAGAAATGCTGTGCATGTCTGGACTGGAGTGAACGAAAGTTTCATCTTGGCGGACATGCTGGAGCGATGCTGTTTGAGTTTTTTGAAACAAATAACTGGATTCAAAGAGTCACCGGATATCGAGAAGTCATCATTACAAAGCAAGGGCACCGTGCTCTTAGAAAATATTTTAGCCTAGAGACTGAGTAA
- a CDS encoding trypsin-like serine peptidase, which yields MKFRILSLSIIGLCSLGVQASDLALFTEIAQKANFIDGVNIVEPPEFTNDDPTFSDSVVDRADAMSAIAVDREGNQSTAEISAETLQALEDAIRTFDDLGLDATLFTTPEQESTVKPEVTGEEEDIQGVVIGSDDRTRITNTTVSPYNYIGHISVGCTGTLIGNKYVLTAGHCVADGRGSWYKNLDFAAGQNGSAKPWGTTGWKTAVTTKAWFDNRNSNYDYGLIVLQKAPHGGSSGWGVYSGGTHSVTGYPGDKTHWTLWTDSGATNTISSYRVCYTLDTAGGQSGSGIRDKNNYVRGIHTTGSSSRNCGTRMTSSVYNTLKQWIASH from the coding sequence ATGAAGTTTAGAATCTTATCCCTCTCAATCATTGGTCTGTGCTCACTGGGTGTTCAGGCCAGTGATTTAGCACTATTTACCGAAATCGCTCAGAAAGCTAACTTTATTGATGGTGTTAATATAGTTGAGCCGCCGGAATTTACCAATGATGATCCGACGTTCAGTGACTCTGTTGTTGACCGGGCAGATGCAATGAGCGCAATTGCCGTTGATCGTGAGGGAAATCAATCCACCGCTGAGATTTCAGCAGAAACACTGCAAGCACTTGAGGACGCAATTAGAACATTTGATGATCTGGGTCTGGATGCCACTTTATTTACTACACCGGAACAGGAATCAACGGTGAAACCTGAAGTGACCGGAGAAGAAGAGGATATTCAGGGGGTGGTCATTGGTAGTGATGATCGAACCCGGATCACTAATACAACTGTTTCACCTTACAACTATATCGGCCACATTTCAGTGGGATGTACTGGTACACTAATTGGTAATAAATATGTACTGACAGCGGGCCACTGTGTGGCAGACGGTCGTGGTAGCTGGTATAAGAATCTGGATTTCGCCGCCGGGCAGAATGGTTCTGCAAAACCTTGGGGAACCACAGGGTGGAAAACTGCGGTCACCACCAAAGCTTGGTTTGATAACCGTAATTCTAATTATGATTATGGGTTAATCGTGTTGCAAAAAGCACCACATGGTGGGTCTTCTGGTTGGGGCGTTTATTCCGGCGGTACTCATTCGGTGACCGGATATCCGGGTGATAAAACACACTGGACGCTGTGGACTGACTCCGGTGCGACCAATACCATTTCTTCTTATCGTGTCTGCTATACGCTGGATACAGCCGGTGGCCAAAGTGGCAGCGGTATCCGGGATAAGAATAACTACGTGCGTGGCATTCATACAACCGGTTCATCTTCCCGTAACTGTGGTACTCGGATGACCAGCTCCGTATACAATACACTGAAACAGTGGATCGCTTCCCATTAA
- a CDS encoding transposase, translating into MTTARSQLICPEVTPYYHIVSRCVRRSFLCGYDSYSGKSYEHRRNWVESRIFTLASIYCIGICSHAVMSNHYHMVVYIGKKKAISLSDHEVIERWGQEHQLPRLIQRFLAGQLTSQAEHDSCTQLIETWRHRLYSLSCFMQELNYEIAVRANKEDQCKGRFWEGRFKSQALLDERALLAAMAYVDLNPVRANMADTPEQSEYTSIKARLTSLEQGKTETHGLVNFIGYEHQDKSQGIPFRLMDYIELVDWVGRQIREDKRGYINQRLPNILTRLSLPQQECFKLCTELEKKPRLWIGSTKRLNLAKQQLKKQRILGIHIS; encoded by the coding sequence ATGACAACTGCCCGCTCACAACTGATTTGCCCCGAGGTCACGCCCTACTATCACATCGTCTCCCGCTGTGTCCGGCGCTCATTTTTATGTGGTTACGATAGTTATAGTGGTAAATCCTATGAGCATCGCCGTAACTGGGTGGAATCGCGTATCTTCACATTAGCTTCTATTTACTGTATTGGAATCTGCTCTCATGCAGTGATGAGTAACCATTACCATATGGTTGTCTATATCGGTAAAAAGAAGGCTATCTCTCTTTCTGACCATGAGGTCATTGAACGATGGGGACAAGAGCATCAACTCCCCCGACTCATTCAGCGCTTTCTCGCCGGCCAGTTGACTTCTCAAGCTGAACATGATTCTTGCACCCAACTCATTGAAACCTGGCGTCATCGCCTGTATTCCCTCAGTTGTTTTATGCAAGAGCTCAATTATGAGATTGCCGTCCGCGCTAACAAAGAAGACCAGTGCAAAGGACGATTCTGGGAAGGGCGGTTTAAATCTCAGGCTTTACTTGATGAGAGAGCCCTGTTAGCCGCAATGGCCTATGTTGACCTCAATCCGGTCAGAGCAAACATGGCTGACACGCCTGAGCAGTCTGAGTACACTTCAATTAAAGCCCGACTGACCTCACTGGAGCAAGGAAAAACCGAAACCCACGGTTTAGTGAACTTCATCGGCTACGAACATCAGGATAAATCCCAAGGCATTCCTTTCCGGCTGATGGATTATATCGAATTGGTCGACTGGGTCGGGCGACAAATCAGAGAAGATAAACGGGGCTATATTAATCAACGCCTACCCAATATTCTCACGCGGTTGTCTCTGCCTCAGCAGGAATGCTTCAAACTCTGTACCGAGCTGGAAAAGAAACCCAGACTCTGGATTGGCTCGACTAAACGGCTTAATCTCGCGAAACAACAGCTCAAAAAGCAGAGAATCCTCGGGATTCATATTTCCTGA
- a CDS encoding DUF6506 family protein: MRVLIILRVLIILIILIILIILIILIILIILIISNISKTIVVSNYKQACELIDSLVEEGIKAVELCGGSVKRACLGWFQIP, from the coding sequence GTGCGTGTCCTGATTATTCTGCGTGTCCTGATTATTCTGATTATTCTGATTATTCTGATTATTCTGATTATTCTGATTATTCTGATTATTCTGATTATTTCTAATATATCTAAAACCATTGTCGTTTCAAATTATAAACAAGCTTGCGAGCTAATTGACTCATTAGTTGAAGAAGGTATTAAAGCCGTTGAACTCTGTGGTGGGTCGGTGAAACGGGCTTGTTTAGGATGGTTCCAGATACCGTAA
- a CDS encoding DUF4823 domain-containing protein, producing MIKKIKIIFISMSTLFVFACSSNSYNIDTINGKVLDNSSKIPLQSVSIYLVNGGSGMKMTYLSPINSDEVAEGSDISALRIANDELSKYTSRVTTDRNVLTEDKALEIGTINKNDYLIYSRVEKWSDPLGINCNEYYYDEASVLISMYSLKDKKLINTSRLSSASCPSKVNGIPLSTGSPEKLYEILFSKWLNENFSIKK from the coding sequence ATGATAAAAAAAATTAAAATAATTTTCATATCGATGTCTACATTGTTTGTTTTTGCATGTTCATCAAATAGTTATAACATTGATACCATCAATGGTAAAGTCTTAGATAATAGTTCTAAAATACCATTACAGAGTGTTAGTATCTACTTGGTAAATGGTGGTAGTGGCATGAAAATGACCTATTTATCACCAATAAATTCTGATGAAGTAGCAGAAGGAAGTGATATTTCTGCATTAAGAATTGCCAATGATGAATTATCTAAGTATACATCTCGTGTCACGACTGATAGAAATGTTTTAACTGAAGATAAGGCATTAGAAATAGGGACTATTAATAAAAATGATTATTTAATATATTCACGTGTAGAAAAATGGAGTGATCCACTAGGGATCAACTGTAATGAATATTATTATGATGAAGCGTCTGTTTTGATTTCTATGTATTCATTAAAAGATAAGAAGTTAATAAATACCTCCCGTCTGTCATCAGCAAGTTGCCCTAGTAAGGTAAATGGCATCCCATTGTCTACAGGGTCTCCGGAGAAATTATATGAAATTCTTTTCTCAAAATGGCTTAATGAAAATTTTTCTATAAAAAAATAA
- the cobT gene encoding nicotinate-nucleotide--dimethylbenzimidazole phosphoribosyltransferase, translating to MNPQLTALKASIFPVDETIRQMARAHVDRLFKPVGSLGQLEVMACQLAAIYRTTEWKTGKKKIFVMAGDHGVFAENVAVTPQEVTAIQAVNTVHGLTGVAAISHSLGIDVEMIDVGIDGPAPDGVTDMKVAQGCGNIFRQAAMTYQQAEQLILDTAEYVRKTIDTEQLSVIGIGELGIANTTPAAAIVSVLTGKAPQEVVGLGANLPSSRLRHKEAVVAQAIALNQPDRNDPIDVMAKVGGFDLAGMSGAILGAAAMKTPVVLDGFLSYASAMIACLIEPNVWDYLIPSHVSAEKGAAIALEYLRLKPFIHMELRLGEGSGAALAMPFIDAAHAIYHRMGKMEENGIDLPGPV from the coding sequence GTGAACCCGCAGTTGACCGCTTTGAAAGCATCGATTTTTCCGGTTGATGAAACCATTCGTCAAATGGCACGAGCCCATGTGGATCGCTTATTCAAGCCGGTCGGCAGTTTAGGTCAGCTGGAAGTAATGGCCTGCCAACTGGCCGCAATCTACCGGACGACGGAGTGGAAAACCGGTAAGAAGAAAATTTTTGTCATGGCCGGGGATCATGGTGTTTTTGCTGAAAATGTCGCGGTTACCCCGCAGGAAGTCACAGCAATACAGGCCGTGAATACGGTTCATGGTCTGACTGGTGTGGCAGCTATCAGTCACTCGCTCGGTATTGATGTTGAAATGATTGATGTCGGGATCGATGGGCCGGCCCCCGATGGTGTGACCGATATGAAAGTCGCACAGGGTTGTGGCAATATTTTCAGACAGGCGGCGATGACTTACCAGCAGGCAGAGCAGTTAATTTTAGATACCGCCGAATACGTCAGAAAAACCATTGATACAGAGCAACTCAGTGTGATTGGGATCGGTGAGTTAGGTATTGCCAATACAACACCAGCTGCTGCTATTGTGAGCGTTTTAACCGGGAAAGCACCTCAGGAAGTCGTTGGCTTGGGCGCGAATTTGCCCAGCAGCAGATTACGTCATAAAGAAGCGGTTGTTGCTCAGGCTATTGCTCTTAATCAGCCGGATCGCAATGATCCGATCGATGTGATGGCGAAAGTCGGAGGATTTGATCTGGCCGGAATGAGTGGTGCTATTCTGGGTGCTGCCGCCATGAAAACCCCGGTGGTGCTGGATGGTTTTCTGTCCTATGCATCAGCTATGATCGCTTGTCTGATTGAACCTAACGTATGGGATTATTTGATCCCTTCCCATGTTTCCGCAGAAAAAGGTGCAGCAATCGCACTCGAATATCTCCGCTTAAAACCATTCATCCATATGGAATTACGATTAGGGGAAGGCAGTGGTGCGGCTCTGGCCATGCCATTTATCGATGCAGCTCATGCTATTTATCACCGAATGGGCAAAATGGAAGAAAATGGAATTGACCTGCCGGGACCGGTGTAG
- a CDS encoding ATP-binding cassette domain-containing protein, with protein MTLSVQAVDFVYDDGSQVLNRVSMNFADHGVVGVVGANGCGKSTLFKILLGLYRPCHGEVLWQEKALAYSKKSLIEHRQRVTLVFQEPDQQIFYTDVFDDIAFSLRNLGIDESEITRRVGHALSLVDGQSLVSKPVQYLSYGQKKRVAIAGALVLDSQYLLLDEPTAGLDPVGTRQMKSLIRSFASLGKHVVMSSHDINLIYELCDYVYVMSGGEVVSAGKPESVFLDKTSIENIGLEQPWLVRMHQELGMPLFRNEQEMKDWGISWMPGQKSTA; from the coding sequence ATGACATTATCGGTTCAGGCAGTAGATTTTGTCTATGATGATGGTTCGCAAGTGCTGAATCGGGTGTCGATGAACTTTGCTGATCATGGTGTGGTCGGCGTAGTCGGTGCGAACGGTTGCGGAAAATCGACTCTGTTCAAGATATTGCTCGGATTGTACCGACCGTGTCATGGCGAGGTGCTGTGGCAGGAAAAGGCGCTGGCATACAGCAAAAAATCCCTGATTGAACATCGTCAGCGGGTCACGCTGGTTTTTCAGGAACCGGATCAGCAAATCTTCTATACCGACGTTTTTGACGACATTGCCTTTAGCTTAAGAAACCTGGGCATTGACGAATCAGAAATTACCCGACGTGTCGGACACGCTTTGTCTCTGGTGGACGGGCAAAGTCTTGTCAGTAAGCCGGTTCAGTATCTCAGTTATGGACAGAAAAAACGGGTTGCGATCGCCGGGGCACTGGTACTGGACAGTCAGTATTTACTGTTGGACGAACCAACTGCAGGTCTGGATCCGGTGGGAACCCGGCAGATGAAATCACTGATCCGCTCGTTCGCTTCTCTCGGAAAACACGTTGTGATGTCGAGTCACGATATTAATCTGATTTATGAGTTGTGTGATTACGTTTATGTGATGTCCGGTGGCGAAGTTGTATCAGCAGGGAAACCGGAAAGCGTTTTTCTGGATAAAACATCGATTGAAAATATTGGTCTGGAGCAGCCATGGCTGGTCAGAATGCATCAGGAACTGGGCATGCCTTTATTTCGCAATGAACAGGAAATGAAAGACTGGGGAATTTCATGGATGCCGGGCCAGAAATCAACGGCCTGA
- the cbiQ gene encoding cobalt ECF transporter T component CbiQ, producing MLIIDKYAYRSRWVNVPPVYKGWLYLLTLILALTLPVVYQWGLFFLMVFLTCFGGRISLRQYLRWLSLPAGFLLFSVTAMVMTYHQHPDDLLISVPVADGFVGVSRDLWGIAGVTLSRCLCSIAATFCFVISTPFSQCVTILKATRLPTVLIEQVLLTYRFIFIFIEEAHAIFSAQTLRFGYIHRRGWLKSLALLAGMLLQRVLIRHQQMKESLFVKLYQGEFPQ from the coding sequence ATGCTGATCATTGATAAATATGCCTATCGGAGCCGGTGGGTCAACGTGCCGCCGGTGTATAAAGGATGGCTTTATCTTTTGACACTGATACTGGCGCTGACACTGCCGGTTGTGTATCAGTGGGGGTTGTTTTTCCTGATGGTTTTTCTGACTTGCTTCGGTGGAAGAATCTCACTCCGGCAATACCTTCGCTGGCTGAGCCTGCCAGCCGGATTTCTGCTCTTTAGTGTGACAGCCATGGTGATGACTTATCACCAGCATCCGGATGATTTGCTTATCAGTGTGCCGGTCGCTGATGGGTTTGTGGGTGTCAGCCGTGACTTATGGGGGATCGCCGGAGTAACTTTGTCCCGTTGTCTGTGTTCGATTGCCGCGACGTTCTGTTTTGTCATTTCTACACCCTTTAGTCAGTGTGTCACGATCCTGAAGGCAACCCGATTACCGACAGTACTGATTGAGCAGGTGTTACTGACCTATCGGTTTATTTTTATCTTCATTGAAGAAGCCCACGCAATTTTCAGCGCTCAGACATTGCGTTTTGGTTATATCCATCGCCGTGGTTGGCTGAAGTCTCTGGCATTGCTGGCGGGTATGTTGTTGCAGCGTGTACTGATTCGCCATCAACAGATGAAAGAGTCTCTTTTCGTGAAGTTGTATCAGGGGGAGTTTCCGCAATGA
- a CDS encoding energy-coupling factor ABC transporter substrate-binding protein, producing MKKSLVIILMVCLLVAMPFVLGIHGEFGGSDGQAESVITEMAPDYQPWFEPVFEPASGEIESLLFTLQGSLGAAVIFYILGFYQGRRSRHADH from the coding sequence ATGAAAAAAAGTCTAGTGATTATCCTGATGGTCTGTCTGTTGGTTGCGATGCCGTTTGTCTTAGGTATTCATGGTGAATTCGGCGGTTCAGACGGTCAGGCGGAATCGGTGATTACCGAAATGGCCCCCGATTATCAGCCGTGGTTCGAGCCGGTATTTGAACCGGCCAGTGGTGAGATTGAGAGCTTGCTGTTCACCTTACAGGGCTCACTTGGTGCTGCGGTTATTTTCTATATTCTCGGTTTTTATCAGGGTCGTCGAAGTCGTCATGCTGATCATTGA